One part of the Bdellovibrio sp. KM01 genome encodes these proteins:
- the phnE gene encoding phosphonate ABC transporter, permease protein PhnE, with translation MLRRIFFDALSVAFLLSCSAVALFVTSEEQLLDLTRDVLFVAVFMLIGVVVAWGLRHLKVRTLGGALFDLHPATEPVPWYRAFWGWQFVTLLVVSFVVALLKTDFSFIELLDQNGFAGAVRLFKGLFDPNWEVLPRAVLNIIETIFMAFLATSIAIPFAFALSFFCAKNIMRGPVAYPVYLALRTCLNVTRSIEALIWAIIFSVWVGIGPFAGMLALMIHSVASLAKQYSEMVEAVEDGPIEAIESTGANKLQTIWYAIVPQVVLPYISFTVYRWDINVRMATVIGLVGGGGIGTMLIQYQGQAMWREVGCIIVVIAVVVWALDLASAHIREALK, from the coding sequence ATGTTGCGCCGGATATTTTTTGACGCCTTGAGTGTCGCATTCTTATTAAGTTGTTCGGCTGTTGCATTGTTTGTGACCAGCGAAGAGCAGCTGTTGGATTTAACCAGGGACGTATTATTTGTCGCTGTCTTTATGTTAATTGGGGTCGTCGTCGCATGGGGCTTGCGACATCTGAAAGTGCGCACCTTGGGGGGAGCTCTATTTGATCTGCATCCTGCAACTGAGCCCGTTCCGTGGTATCGCGCTTTCTGGGGCTGGCAGTTTGTCACCTTGTTGGTGGTTTCTTTTGTCGTGGCCTTACTTAAGACTGATTTTTCCTTTATTGAACTGCTCGATCAAAATGGTTTTGCGGGAGCCGTTCGTCTGTTTAAAGGCCTTTTTGATCCGAATTGGGAAGTCCTGCCTCGAGCAGTTTTAAATATTATCGAGACGATCTTCATGGCCTTTCTTGCGACCAGTATTGCTATTCCATTTGCATTCGCCTTAAGTTTTTTCTGTGCCAAAAATATTATGCGTGGCCCGGTGGCCTATCCCGTTTATCTGGCGTTGCGAACGTGTTTGAACGTGACTCGTTCTATTGAGGCATTGATCTGGGCTATTATTTTCTCGGTGTGGGTGGGGATTGGGCCTTTTGCGGGGATGCTCGCACTCATGATTCATTCTGTGGCCTCCTTAGCAAAACAGTATTCTGAAATGGTAGAGGCAGTTGAGGATGGTCCGATTGAAGCCATCGAATCAACGGGAGCCAACAAGTTGCAAACCATCTGGTATGCGATTGTCCCTCAAGTGGTTCTGCCATATATTTCATTTACGGTCTATCGCTGGGACATCAACGTAAGAATGGCAACGGTGATTGGCTTGGTTGGCGGGGGTGGTATTGGGACCATGCTGATTCAATATCAGGGGCAGGCCATGTGGCGTGAAGTGGGATGTATCATCGTTGTGATCGCCGTTGTTGTGTGGGCTTTGGATCTTGCCTCAGCGCATATCCGCGAAGCCTTGAAATAG
- a CDS encoding thioesterase family protein, giving the protein MSEFGNYKILIRETHIDSYGHVNNATYLSLYEEARWEAITPRGFGFSDIHRLQQGPVILEVSIKFLKEIKLRESITIVSSIMDYEGKIGHMKQQMIKHDGTVASEAVFTFGLFDLKARKMILPTPEWKKACGLE; this is encoded by the coding sequence ATGAGTGAATTTGGAAATTATAAAATTTTGATTCGTGAAACCCATATCGATTCTTATGGTCACGTGAATAACGCTACTTATTTATCGTTGTACGAAGAAGCACGTTGGGAAGCCATCACCCCCCGAGGCTTTGGCTTTAGCGACATTCATCGCCTGCAGCAAGGGCCAGTAATTTTGGAAGTGAGTATTAAATTTCTAAAAGAAATCAAGCTTCGGGAAAGTATCACTATTGTTTCGAGCATCATGGACTACGAGGGTAAAATCGGTCACATGAAACAACAAATGATCAAACACGATGGCACTGTTGCCAGTGAAGCTGTGTTTACCTTTGGATTATTTGATCTGAAAGCTCGTAAAATGATTCTTCCCACTCCGGAGTGGAAGAAAGCCTGTGGTCTTGAATAA
- a CDS encoding GYF domain-containing protein: MGKQYYLSNNGTHIGPYTFEAVLQKVESHEHQWTDYVYDEAIGDWVMLMEHPEFSAKVTSKPAARPEAAPGKKEEVAETMKDKEWFILKEGNNYGPFSPVEVVQMLQEKTLFEYDYIWHARMANWSRVAEVEEFAPDKIRAMKQSSDTGLAEIFFRRRHARAAYGASLIVHNNKTVFRGQALEISAGGAGVLIDNPNLQPGQSLFLHFQPGDGVPPFNAVCQIVSKQFIKEMAPRGTDAVRYGVKFTTVSQSVRESIKNFTTPKAA, translated from the coding sequence ATGGGAAAACAATATTATCTTTCAAATAATGGGACTCATATTGGACCTTACACTTTTGAAGCTGTCCTACAAAAAGTTGAATCCCATGAACACCAATGGACAGATTATGTCTATGATGAAGCAATCGGTGACTGGGTTATGTTGATGGAACATCCTGAGTTTTCAGCGAAGGTCACATCAAAACCTGCAGCTCGTCCAGAGGCTGCTCCCGGAAAAAAAGAAGAAGTTGCAGAAACAATGAAAGACAAAGAGTGGTTCATCCTTAAAGAAGGAAATAACTACGGCCCTTTCTCGCCTGTGGAAGTTGTGCAAATGCTTCAGGAAAAAACTCTTTTTGAATACGATTATATTTGGCATGCACGCATGGCAAATTGGAGTCGTGTAGCTGAAGTTGAAGAATTCGCACCAGACAAAATCCGCGCGATGAAGCAATCTTCTGATACCGGTTTGGCAGAGATCTTCTTCCGCCGTCGTCATGCACGCGCCGCTTATGGTGCAAGCCTGATTGTTCATAATAACAAAACAGTTTTCCGTGGTCAGGCGCTTGAGATCAGTGCTGGTGGTGCGGGTGTCTTGATTGACAATCCGAATTTGCAACCGGGTCAATCCTTGTTCCTTCACTTTCAACCAGGTGATGGCGTGCCGCCATTTAATGCTGTTTGCCAGATCGTTAGCAAGCAGTTCATCAAAGAGATGGCACCAAGAGGAACAGACGCTGTGAGATACGGTGTGAAGTTCACGACAGTGAGCCAATCGGTTCGTGAAAGCATTAAAAACTTCACGACACCAAAAGCGGCTTAG
- the rpsD gene encoding 30S ribosomal protein S4 — protein sequence MKRKGKTPRFKKQRRLLTELPGLGKAGALERRPYPPGQHGQRRRKYSEFGLQLEEKQKIRIHYGIREEQFRRIIGMAQKSSNTNWVESLVNLLEKRLDNVVFRLGFATSIPAAKQLVSHGKVLLNGKKVNIPSQIIKVGDIVSLKPEAYENQVYLAAKQAPRLPLPSFMTKEEKGGAESGRLIDEPNIEAVPFSFDPGLVISYYSLRG from the coding sequence ATGAAAAGAAAAGGTAAAACACCTCGTTTTAAAAAACAAAGACGTCTACTAACTGAGCTTCCAGGCTTGGGCAAAGCTGGTGCTTTGGAAAGAAGACCGTATCCTCCAGGTCAACACGGTCAACGCCGTCGTAAATACTCTGAATTTGGTCTTCAACTTGAAGAAAAACAAAAAATCCGCATTCACTACGGAATCCGTGAAGAACAATTCCGTCGTATCATCGGCATGGCTCAAAAATCATCCAACACAAACTGGGTTGAATCTTTGGTAAACCTTCTTGAAAAGCGTTTGGATAACGTTGTATTCCGTCTTGGATTCGCAACTTCTATCCCAGCAGCAAAACAATTGGTTTCTCACGGTAAAGTTTTGTTGAACGGTAAAAAAGTAAACATTCCATCGCAAATCATCAAAGTTGGCGACATTGTTTCTTTGAAACCTGAAGCCTACGAAAACCAAGTTTACTTGGCGGCGAAACAAGCTCCTCGCCTTCCACTTCCTTCTTTCATGACTAAAGAGGAAAAAGGTGGCGCAGAATCTGGTCGCTTGATCGATGAACCAAACATTGAAGCAGTACCTTTCTCATTCGACCCAGGTCTTGTGATCAGTTACTACTCTTTGCGTGGGTAA
- the phnC gene encoding phosphonate ABC transporter ATP-binding protein — protein MSTPFLSVKNLNKTFPNGVQALRDVSFDVQKGEFLVVIGLSGSGKSTLMRCLNRLQTPSSGEIIFEGLDIGRLQRPDQVRSLRRKMGMIFQHFNLIPRQSVIKNVLMGTLGIKKTLPSLCGMFSVQEKNEALRNLKLVGISEKAHLRADQLSGGQKQRVAIARALMQNPTLLLADEPVASLDPATCHVVMDYLKKINQELGITVVANLHFLSLVRKYATRVVALKEGQIVFTGKPEEITQEWFQKIYGEGTQDVAPDIF, from the coding sequence ATGAGCACGCCATTTTTGTCCGTGAAAAACCTAAACAAGACTTTTCCCAACGGTGTGCAAGCTTTGCGCGATGTGAGCTTTGATGTGCAAAAGGGCGAGTTCTTGGTTGTGATCGGGCTCAGTGGTTCTGGAAAGTCCACCCTGATGCGTTGTCTGAACCGCCTGCAAACTCCCAGCAGTGGAGAAATTATTTTTGAAGGCTTGGATATCGGTAGACTTCAGCGTCCCGATCAAGTGCGCTCCCTTCGTCGTAAGATGGGAATGATTTTTCAGCACTTCAATCTGATTCCCCGCCAAAGCGTGATCAAAAATGTTTTGATGGGCACCTTGGGAATTAAAAAAACTTTGCCAAGTCTTTGCGGCATGTTTTCGGTTCAGGAAAAGAACGAAGCTTTAAGGAATTTGAAACTCGTAGGAATCTCTGAAAAGGCCCATTTGCGAGCCGATCAACTATCGGGAGGTCAAAAGCAACGGGTGGCGATTGCACGAGCGCTGATGCAAAATCCCACACTGTTGTTGGCAGATGAGCCAGTGGCTTCGTTGGATCCCGCCACTTGTCATGTGGTGATGGACTATCTGAAAAAGATCAATCAAGAACTCGGCATCACTGTTGTCGCGAATCTGCATTTCCTGTCTTTGGTGCGAAAGTATGCGACCCGAGTCGTGGCTCTGAAAGAGGGACAGATTGTTTTCACGGGAAAGCCTGAAGAGATCACTCAGGAATGGTTTCAAAAAATTTACGGAGAAGGGACTCAGGATGTTGCGCCGGATATTTTTTGA
- the hrpB gene encoding ATP-dependent helicase HrpB, which yields MIHLPVDDFTPTIKEQMLQGQNLVLTAAPGAGKTTRLPPALLDVVKNKIIVLEPRRMAAIAAAHRIAEENGWTLGEEVGYQVRFANKTSAKTRLIFMTEALLARQMLDDSELSDIDLVILDEFHERSLHVDLALGLIRELQELGRDIKLLVMSATLEAEKISNYLGNAPIVSVPGKLFELEVIYQKNSQIVQTFPSFFENLAQLVREAAGKTAKDILVFLPGVGEIERAKNSLEDWANGKGIDIVPLHGSLNLEDQRRALQKGTRQRIILSTNIAESSVTLDGVNTVIDSGLAKNMKQDYRTGFSRLELGRISLSSAIQRAGRAARQFPGFAYKMWNKQDEHSFSKSEIAEIQRIDLTESLLFLAAQGVSDFHKFSWFEKPANVAIDKATQYLKLAGAIDSTNKITELGRKILHFPLPVRLAKLMLVAGDRNSLELGSELAAILQERDFLRRESVSSFLGDKTECDLTVRLDLLQQFKKSGKAPRETGFLALQTVSQSANQILALAKKLGGVKNIQAESQDLEMRTLLLRAFPDRLCRRRGQSERALMVGGRGVKLQQDSLVKTSDFFVALSGVEGSSDAETIVSLACGFTKDFILSHFKDEIQKIRDLTFIEEKGQFFIREYRSLFGLPLEEPSLLPASPEEVEAKLPQVLAEKWSLVLKNNEKLSEWWERLEFWRRHIENGTLDTDFSFSDEELENLKLQAFSQASMGEKKLQSVFEKDLVFFFENVFPTDFIRTFNKELPARITVPSGSHIKVTYPSDKAPYLEVRIQEVFGMMETPKVLSGKVPLTFHLLGPNFRPVQVTSNLESFWKNGYSEVRKELRIKYPKHQWPEDPADGTPEAKGRRRF from the coding sequence ATGATTCATCTTCCAGTCGATGATTTCACACCCACCATCAAAGAACAGATGCTGCAAGGTCAGAATCTGGTTCTGACAGCAGCACCCGGCGCGGGTAAAACCACTCGCTTGCCGCCGGCCCTGTTGGATGTGGTAAAAAATAAAATCATCGTTCTGGAACCCCGAAGAATGGCTGCGATCGCTGCCGCTCATCGTATCGCCGAAGAAAATGGTTGGACCCTTGGTGAAGAAGTCGGCTACCAAGTGCGCTTTGCCAATAAAACATCTGCGAAAACCCGTCTTATTTTTATGACCGAGGCTTTGTTGGCTCGCCAGATGCTGGATGATTCCGAGTTGTCTGACATCGACCTGGTTATCCTGGATGAATTCCATGAACGCTCTTTACATGTCGACTTGGCACTGGGCCTTATCCGCGAACTTCAGGAGCTTGGGCGAGATATCAAACTTTTGGTGATGTCAGCAACTCTTGAAGCGGAAAAGATCTCAAACTACTTGGGGAATGCTCCCATCGTCAGCGTCCCGGGTAAATTGTTTGAGCTGGAAGTTATTTATCAAAAAAATTCCCAGATCGTTCAAACCTTTCCGTCATTCTTTGAAAATCTCGCGCAACTTGTGCGTGAAGCTGCAGGAAAAACTGCGAAAGACATTTTGGTATTCCTGCCTGGCGTGGGAGAGATCGAACGCGCCAAAAATAGCCTGGAAGATTGGGCAAATGGCAAAGGGATCGATATTGTTCCCCTGCACGGGTCTTTGAATTTGGAAGATCAAAGACGGGCCTTACAAAAAGGTACGCGTCAAAGAATTATTCTTTCCACGAACATTGCGGAATCCTCTGTCACGCTGGATGGTGTGAACACCGTTATCGATTCGGGTCTTGCGAAAAACATGAAGCAGGATTATCGCACAGGATTTTCCCGACTGGAATTGGGTCGCATCAGTCTGTCCAGCGCGATTCAACGTGCGGGTCGTGCCGCCCGTCAATTCCCCGGCTTTGCCTATAAAATGTGGAATAAGCAGGATGAGCATTCGTTTTCAAAAAGCGAGATCGCAGAAATTCAGCGTATCGATTTGACCGAAAGCCTTCTGTTCCTTGCCGCCCAAGGTGTTAGTGATTTCCACAAATTTTCGTGGTTTGAAAAACCGGCAAACGTTGCCATTGATAAAGCGACCCAGTATTTGAAGCTGGCTGGCGCCATAGATAGCACAAATAAAATCACTGAACTGGGCCGTAAGATCTTGCACTTCCCGTTGCCAGTCCGCTTGGCAAAATTGATGTTGGTGGCTGGCGACAGAAATTCTTTGGAGTTAGGCTCCGAACTTGCAGCAATTCTGCAAGAGCGTGATTTCTTACGTCGTGAATCCGTCAGTTCTTTTTTAGGTGATAAAACGGAATGCGATCTCACGGTACGATTGGATCTTTTGCAGCAATTTAAAAAATCCGGCAAAGCTCCCCGCGAAACGGGCTTCCTGGCTTTGCAGACTGTCTCTCAATCTGCAAATCAGATTCTGGCACTGGCCAAAAAATTGGGCGGGGTTAAAAATATCCAGGCCGAATCGCAAGATTTAGAAATGCGCACTCTTTTACTTCGCGCGTTTCCGGATCGCCTGTGCCGTCGTCGTGGTCAATCCGAGCGAGCTTTGATGGTTGGGGGCCGCGGCGTAAAACTGCAGCAAGACTCCTTGGTTAAGACCTCTGATTTCTTTGTCGCCTTAAGTGGTGTCGAGGGAAGCAGTGATGCCGAAACCATTGTCAGTCTAGCTTGTGGCTTTACGAAAGATTTCATCCTTTCGCACTTTAAAGACGAGATTCAAAAGATTCGTGATCTGACATTTATTGAAGAAAAAGGTCAGTTTTTTATTCGCGAATATAGATCTTTGTTCGGTCTGCCGCTCGAAGAGCCGTCACTGCTGCCCGCGTCTCCCGAAGAAGTGGAAGCCAAGTTGCCACAGGTCCTGGCAGAAAAGTGGTCCTTGGTTTTAAAAAATAATGAAAAGCTTTCTGAGTGGTGGGAACGCCTGGAATTCTGGCGCCGCCACATTGAAAACGGTACTCTGGACACCGATTTTTCATTCAGCGATGAAGAACTAGAAAATTTAAAGCTTCAAGCCTTCTCTCAAGCCAGCATGGGTGAAAAGAAACTGCAGAGCGTTTTTGAAAAGGACCTGGTGTTCTTTTTTGAAAACGTTTTTCCGACGGATTTCATTCGAACTTTCAATAAAGAATTGCCAGCAAGAATCACTGTCCCCAGTGGCAGTCATATCAAAGTAACCTATCCATCCGACAAAGCTCCTTATCTGGAAGTTCGCATCCAGGAAGTTTTCGGCATGATGGAAACTCCCAAAGTTCTTTCGGGCAAAGTGCCTTTGACCTTTCATTTATTGGGACCTAATTTCCGCCCGGTTCAGGTGACCTCGAACCTGGAAAGCTTCTGGAAGAACGGCTATTCCGAGGTTCGCAAAGAGCTTCGAATAAAGTACCCAAAACACCAATGGCCCGAAGACCCCGCCGATGGAACTCCGGAAGCCAAGGGCCGCCGCCGCTTCTAA
- a CDS encoding SAM-dependent methyltransferase: MLYLVATPIGDTSEISLRALQILKDCEVVICESTKEASKLLRVHGISGKSYEILDEHSTAEDKAALVPLCEKKMVALVTDCGTPGFCDPGADLVRLCRQKNIQVKSVLGASALMGLLSLSGQRIDEFLFRGFVPAETEARAKALRDLTKEKRAIILMDTPYRLKKMLGDMKDHFPNRRMLLSLNLSQEDELNLEGTIDQIAKKVPFEKAEFMLLLYPA, encoded by the coding sequence ATGTTGTACCTTGTGGCAACTCCAATCGGTGATACCAGCGAGATTTCGTTACGTGCTTTGCAAATTCTGAAAGATTGCGAAGTCGTGATCTGTGAAAGCACGAAAGAAGCCTCTAAATTATTGCGCGTTCATGGAATCTCTGGAAAATCCTATGAAATCCTGGATGAGCATTCCACTGCGGAAGATAAAGCCGCATTGGTTCCTTTGTGTGAAAAGAAAATGGTGGCATTGGTAACTGATTGCGGAACTCCTGGGTTCTGCGATCCAGGTGCTGATTTGGTTCGCTTGTGCCGTCAAAAAAATATTCAGGTAAAGTCTGTTTTGGGTGCTTCCGCCTTGATGGGACTGCTTTCCTTAAGTGGTCAGCGTATTGATGAATTTCTATTCCGTGGATTTGTTCCGGCTGAAACCGAAGCCCGTGCGAAGGCTTTACGGGACCTTACCAAAGAAAAGCGCGCCATCATTTTGATGGATACACCTTATCGCCTGAAAAAAATGTTGGGCGATATGAAAGATCACTTTCCAAATCGTCGCATGCTTTTGTCTTTAAACCTTTCTCAAGAAGACGAGCTGAATCTGGAAGGCACGATTGATCAAATCGCCAAGAAAGTTCCTTTTGAAAAAGCAGAGTTCATGCTGCTTCTTTATCCTGCATGA
- a CDS encoding HAD family hydrolase, with protein sequence MIDQILVNIHTLVSEGKKCLVVFDLDSTLFNVSPRIEKILMDFALDPENIKRFPEQVPCFSKIKTAHTDWGFTNALQRAGLDGHHPEFQEAVALYWRKHFFSNEYLKYDTPNEGALEYVHEVLRAGAEVAYLTGRDVHRMEPGTTRQLQQWNLPLNDKAVLFVKPDKSMDDAEYKTDWFLAKDRQGYDKVYFFDNEPVILNLMGAKCPAVESIFFDSTHSGKAEPPPDLPRIMNFVLNQRNS encoded by the coding sequence ATGATCGATCAAATCCTTGTCAATATTCACACCTTGGTTTCCGAGGGAAAAAAATGCCTCGTGGTTTTCGACTTGGATTCGACACTCTTTAATGTCAGTCCCCGTATCGAAAAAATCCTTATGGATTTTGCTTTGGACCCGGAGAATATCAAACGCTTTCCCGAACAAGTCCCCTGCTTTTCAAAAATCAAAACAGCCCACACGGATTGGGGCTTTACCAATGCTTTGCAACGAGCAGGTCTAGATGGTCACCATCCTGAATTTCAAGAAGCCGTGGCCTTGTACTGGCGTAAGCATTTTTTCTCGAACGAATATTTGAAATACGACACTCCCAACGAGGGGGCCTTGGAATACGTTCATGAAGTGCTGAGGGCGGGTGCTGAAGTCGCTTATCTAACGGGTCGTGACGTGCATCGCATGGAGCCTGGTACGACACGCCAATTACAGCAATGGAATTTGCCGTTAAACGATAAAGCCGTGCTTTTCGTAAAACCTGACAAATCCATGGACGATGCAGAATACAAAACGGACTGGTTTCTGGCCAAGGATCGTCAGGGATATGACAAAGTTTACTTTTTTGACAATGAACCTGTGATTTTAAACCTTATGGGGGCGAAGTGCCCTGCTGTCGAGAGTATTTTTTTTGACAGCACCCACTCGGGCAAGGCAGAACCACCTCCTGACCTTCCACGAATTATGAATTTTGTCCTGAATCAAAGGAACTCTTAA
- a CDS encoding phosphate/phosphite/phosphonate ABC transporter substrate-binding protein, whose amino-acid sequence MKLLLNCALLLCVFSISSCNFKKAALGTAENPIKFHLVPSVDAKVLADNSKLLKEYLEKSTPYKFQITIPQSFVAVVESFGTNRADVAAINTYGYYMANKSYGVQARLTVIRYGLGTYQSQFLARSSSGIKSLKDFNGKKMAFVDPASMSGYLLPLKTMKDKKIEPKETVFAMNHDAVVSMIYQGQVDGGATYYSPPQNGQIEDARRLVKLQYPDVEQKVKIIELSEPIPNDPIVFRKDMPEEMKEKICEVLLEWVATPEGKKSLDLMLGATNLKRSTDADYESVREMLKQMLPAGK is encoded by the coding sequence ATGAAGCTTCTTTTGAACTGCGCTTTGCTTTTGTGCGTCTTCAGTATTTCCAGCTGCAATTTTAAGAAAGCCGCATTGGGTACTGCAGAGAATCCAATTAAATTTCATCTGGTGCCCTCCGTGGATGCCAAAGTTCTTGCGGATAACTCCAAGCTATTGAAAGAGTATCTGGAAAAGTCGACACCGTATAAGTTTCAGATCACAATTCCCCAATCCTTTGTGGCGGTCGTGGAATCATTTGGTACGAACAGAGCTGATGTCGCAGCAATCAATACCTATGGTTATTATATGGCGAATAAGTCTTACGGTGTGCAAGCGCGCTTAACGGTGATTCGCTATGGATTGGGAACTTATCAGTCACAGTTTCTGGCCCGCAGTTCTAGCGGCATCAAATCATTGAAAGACTTTAACGGCAAAAAGATGGCTTTTGTGGATCCAGCGTCCATGTCGGGATACTTACTTCCTTTAAAAACCATGAAGGATAAAAAAATTGAGCCCAAGGAAACTGTCTTTGCTATGAATCACGATGCCGTGGTGTCGATGATTTATCAGGGGCAGGTGGACGGGGGGGCGACCTACTACAGTCCACCGCAGAATGGTCAGATCGAAGATGCCCGTCGTCTGGTGAAGCTGCAATATCCTGATGTCGAGCAAAAGGTAAAAATCATCGAGCTATCGGAACCTATTCCCAATGATCCCATTGTCTTTCGTAAAGACATGCCTGAGGAAATGAAAGAAAAAATCTGCGAGGTCCTTTTGGAGTGGGTGGCGACTCCTGAAGGAAAAAAATCTTTGGATCTGATGTTGGGGGCGACTAACTTGAAAAGATCAACGGATGCCGATTATGAAAGCGTTCGCGAAATGTTAAAACAAATGCTTCCGGCAGGAAAATAA
- a CDS encoding carboxylesterase, whose translation MRNAFFLGLSSLLILLFSFDSFAGSCPTLMKGSDSRTLWRMSPYQPARGVALVVHGLNNNPARMMSIENVLRENRIDVLRLSLSGHNNNLNIFKHVTAEMWERDALRAYCQANERADRYGMPIYYVGYSLGGVIGVTLSSKYKQVHFDKMVLFAPAVAIRRTAFIMRILSTMNPFTIIPNLFNRENYFANSTGTPVSAYRATFELANFANRHPNRQAINVPTLLFIDPLDELVSPSGIRSFIANYRLDKWKTFVVHKRPFSWQSIFHHLLIDAASVGQRRWYEMKNAMIDHLEGKNLIQDHRLSSTPEWEESFYELSDQIIQR comes from the coding sequence ATGAGAAACGCGTTTTTTCTCGGCCTCTCTTCTTTACTTATACTTCTATTTTCTTTCGATTCATTCGCTGGCTCCTGTCCCACATTGATGAAAGGAAGCGACTCGCGAACCCTATGGCGGATGTCTCCATATCAGCCGGCCAGAGGCGTTGCCTTGGTGGTACACGGACTGAATAACAATCCTGCGCGAATGATGTCGATTGAAAATGTATTGCGCGAAAACAGGATCGACGTGCTGCGACTGTCGCTCTCGGGACACAACAATAATTTGAATATTTTTAAGCATGTCACCGCAGAGATGTGGGAGCGTGATGCACTTCGCGCGTATTGCCAAGCCAATGAACGAGCCGACAGATATGGGATGCCCATATACTATGTCGGATATTCTTTAGGTGGGGTTATCGGGGTCACTCTATCGAGTAAGTACAAGCAAGTTCACTTCGACAAGATGGTTCTGTTTGCTCCCGCCGTAGCGATTCGCAGAACCGCATTTATTATGCGAATTTTAAGCACTATGAATCCGTTTACCATCATTCCCAATCTATTCAATCGAGAAAACTATTTTGCAAACTCCACGGGGACACCGGTCTCGGCCTACCGCGCGACATTTGAACTGGCAAACTTCGCGAATCGACATCCCAACCGCCAAGCGATCAACGTACCAACACTTTTATTTATCGATCCATTAGATGAATTAGTCAGCCCTTCTGGAATCAGGTCTTTTATTGCAAATTATCGCTTAGATAAGTGGAAGACGTTTGTTGTTCACAAACGTCCCTTTAGTTGGCAATCGATCTTTCATCATTTATTGATTGATGCAGCCTCTGTTGGACAAAGAAGATGGTACGAAATGAAAAATGCCATGATCGATCATCTGGAAGGAAAGAATCTTATTCAAGACCACAGGCTTTCTTCCACTCCGGAGTGGGAAGAATCATTTTACGAGCTTTCAGATCAAATAATCCAAAGGTAA